A genomic stretch from Psychrilyobacter piezotolerans includes:
- a CDS encoding MATE family efflux transporter, with amino-acid sequence MSKHLDLTQGDIRSLIKKIAIPSSVGFLFNTLFNIVDTLYASYIGSDAVSGLTLSFPLFFILISIGAGMGTGTTALISNLLGEKNMKNARDTSEDSIGLGIILSFFVTFLGLIFTNSMFKFLNAPAETTIYGVQYIHIIIGGSLFFILNSSFNAILSAQGDTKPYRNFLILGFFLNLILDPLFILVFNMGIAGLALATVVIQITGSFYLLKKVIRSHLFLKVKLHLKKPDFHHYLDILKQGFPASLNMMSMALGVFVINYFVLDVGGSSAVAGYGISMRIEQMALLPTIGLNIAILSITGQNFGAKNLDRIKKVYRLGLIYGLIIMTTAMFIIFPFSKYFLRLFTDDLEVIKYGVTYLNIETFAFNSYVFLNISVAVLQGIKKPNFVIFIGIYRQFLLPLLLFPVLIGLLPNPIYGIWVGILVVNWSAVIILVFYTRYMLKTYEKDTH; translated from the coding sequence ACCCTCTATGCCAGTTATATAGGATCTGATGCAGTTTCAGGGCTCACCCTTTCATTCCCTCTTTTTTTTATCCTCATATCTATCGGGGCTGGAATGGGAACCGGTACTACAGCTCTTATCTCCAACCTTTTAGGGGAAAAAAATATGAAAAATGCCAGGGATACATCTGAAGATTCTATAGGTCTTGGAATTATCCTGAGTTTTTTCGTTACCTTTTTAGGATTAATATTCACAAATTCTATGTTTAAATTTTTAAATGCTCCTGCTGAAACCACAATTTATGGTGTCCAGTATATCCATATAATTATAGGAGGGAGTCTCTTCTTCATTTTGAACAGTTCCTTCAACGCCATTCTTTCTGCCCAGGGAGACACTAAACCATACAGAAATTTTCTTATCCTCGGGTTTTTCTTAAATTTAATCTTAGACCCTCTATTTATATTAGTTTTTAATATGGGTATTGCAGGTCTTGCTCTGGCTACAGTTGTCATCCAAATAACAGGATCTTTTTACCTCCTGAAAAAAGTTATAAGATCCCACTTATTTCTAAAGGTCAAACTGCATCTGAAGAAGCCTGATTTTCATCACTATTTAGACATTTTAAAACAAGGGTTTCCGGCTAGTCTGAATATGATGAGTATGGCTTTAGGAGTTTTTGTGATCAACTATTTTGTTTTAGATGTAGGAGGCAGTTCTGCCGTAGCAGGTTATGGAATTTCTATGAGGATTGAGCAAATGGCTCTTCTGCCGACTATTGGATTAAATATCGCTATTTTAAGTATTACAGGTCAAAACTTTGGTGCAAAAAATTTAGATAGGATAAAAAAAGTTTATAGATTAGGTCTTATCTACGGACTTATCATAATGACCACTGCCATGTTTATCATCTTCCCCTTTTCAAAATATTTTTTAAGGTTGTTTACAGATGACCTGGAAGTTATAAAATATGGTGTTACCTACCTCAACATAGAAACCTTTGCATTTAATTCCTACGTTTTTCTAAACATCTCTGTGGCTGTCCTCCAGGGTATTAAAAAACCAAATTTTGTTATCTTCATCGGTATTTATCGGCAATTTTTACTCCCCCTTTTATTATTTCCTGTCCTGATAGGTCTTTTACCAAACCCAATATACGGTATTTGGGTGGGGATCCTTGTGGTGAATTGGAGTGCCGTTATCATCCTTGTTTTCTATACCAGGTATATGTTAAAAACCTATGAAAAAGATACTCACTAG
- a CDS encoding L-cysteine desulfidase family protein yields MNVKKVVKILNEEIVPAEGCTEPIAIAYVGAKAVEILGKKPTRLDIYVSGNMIKNVKSVNVPNGGGMVGIEVSAVMGAVAGNADAELMVISSVTPGQLEEVKEFIKNKEINVIHEKTDVKLYARVVAYNGEESASVEIKHLHTNITKVEKNREVLINRACNDTNFTSTDEDRGILTIEGIYNFAKTVNLSEIEDIFKMVVDYNSAIAKEGLTKKYGVNMGSMIRENMEKGIYGNDQKNRSASFAAAGSDARMAGCPLPVMTTSGSGNQGMTASLPIIQHCSDNNLSYEETIRGLAFSHLACIHIKTNVGRLSAYCGAICASAGVSGALAFVMGESLEVVADSITNTLGNVSGMICDGAKASCAMKIASGIYAAFDSVHLSKAKKVLSNGEGIVGEDIEKTIKNIGILSQIGMDGTDQTILGIMTNKY; encoded by the coding sequence ATGAACGTTAAAAAGGTTGTAAAAATATTAAATGAAGAAATAGTACCGGCAGAGGGGTGTACTGAACCTATTGCTATAGCATATGTAGGAGCAAAAGCCGTAGAGATTTTAGGTAAGAAGCCGACTAGATTAGATATATATGTTTCTGGAAATATGATAAAAAATGTTAAAAGTGTAAATGTTCCAAATGGTGGAGGAATGGTAGGAATAGAGGTCTCTGCTGTTATGGGAGCTGTTGCCGGAAATGCTGATGCAGAATTAATGGTTATCAGCAGTGTTACTCCTGGACAATTGGAGGAAGTGAAGGAATTTATTAAAAATAAAGAGATAAATGTAATCCATGAAAAAACAGATGTAAAGTTATATGCAAGGGTTGTAGCCTATAATGGGGAGGAATCTGCAAGTGTTGAGATAAAACACCTCCATACCAATATAACAAAGGTAGAAAAAAATAGAGAAGTTTTGATAAATAGAGCCTGTAATGATACAAACTTCACTTCCACAGACGAAGACAGAGGAATCCTTACAATTGAAGGGATCTATAATTTTGCTAAAACTGTAAATTTATCTGAGATAGAAGATATTTTTAAAATGGTAGTAGATTATAATTCTGCAATTGCCAAAGAGGGATTAACTAAAAAATATGGTGTGAATATGGGATCTATGATCCGTGAAAATATGGAAAAAGGAATATACGGAAATGATCAAAAAAATAGAAGTGCCAGTTTTGCAGCAGCAGGGTCAGATGCAAGGATGGCGGGGTGCCCGTTACCGGTAATGACTACCAGCGGAAGCGGGAATCAGGGGATGACAGCTTCACTGCCGATAATCCAGCATTGCAGTGACAATAACCTGAGTTATGAGGAAACAATCAGAGGACTGGCTTTTTCTCACTTAGCCTGTATTCATATAAAAACAAACGTAGGCAGATTATCAGCTTATTGCGGGGCTATATGTGCATCAGCAGGTGTCAGCGGAGCTTTAGCTTTCGTAATGGGAGAAAGTTTGGAAGTAGTAGCTGACTCAATAACTAATACTTTGGGTAATGTCTCTGGGATGATCTGTGATGGAGCCAAGGCATCTTGTGCCATGAAGATAGCCAGTGGAATTTATGCAGCATTTGATTCAGTACACCTTTCAAAGGCCAAAAAAGTATTGTCCAATGGTGAGGGGATAGTAGGTGAAGATATAGAAAAGACTATAAAAAATATCGGGATCCTATCTCAAATAGGGATGGATGGAACAGATCAAACGATCTTGGGAATAATGACAAATAAATACTAA
- a CDS encoding thioredoxin family protein, protein MNLDKLTKIIKDEEIVILYIKSRSCSVCTELLPKVGGAAESEKIKFIDIYIEDNREIGSKYNVFTAPTIIMFVMGKEVYREGRFLRVSELKDKIYKYKELLL, encoded by the coding sequence ATGAATTTAGATAAACTCACTAAAATTATAAAAGATGAAGAAATTGTTATTTTGTATATCAAAAGCAGGAGCTGCAGTGTCTGTACCGAGCTTTTACCCAAGGTAGGAGGAGCTGCAGAATCAGAAAAAATAAAGTTTATAGATATCTATATTGAGGATAATAGAGAAATCGGAAGTAAATATAATGTATTTACTGCTCCTACTATCATTATGTTCGTTATGGGAAAGGAAGTTTACAGGGAAGGTCGATTTTTGAGGGTCTCAGAATTAAAGGATAAAATTTATAAATATAAGGAGTTATTATTATAA
- a CDS encoding TIGR03960 family B12-binding radical SAM protein, which yields MTMIDIEKYLLSVEKPVQYMGNEVNSVHKSEYKANMCLFFPDIYEVGMSNLGIRILYDILNKVDGFSLERGFSPQEDMEAVMRENNIPMFSLESRTPLKEFDVVGFSLSYEMSYTNVLNALDLAGIPFRADDRTEDDPLIMAGGTCTVNPAPMSKFVDYFVIGDGEDVMPEIAKIFVANSHKTKAEKLELIKDIDGVYIPKLHKDKKIKKAVVHNLDNTEFYTDQIVPFVNIVHDRVSVEIQRGCTRGCRFCQAGYTYRPVRERTLEKNLALIEKTLKSTGYNEVSLSSLSSSDYSKINPLLSNLQKKHGDNNLSIGLPSLRMNPYSVEVAEQIQSGKKTGFTFAPEAGTQRMRDVINKGVTEEDILQTAVAAVKAGWATLKFYFMIGLPFETDEDLKGMHELVMKVVKACKPFTKKLNITVSVSNFVPKPHTPFQWAEQMNIAEMERKHQLLKDIFYRARHTTLKMHFREKSYLEGFLSRGDEKISDLLENVWKKGAKLEDHGRNFQFSRWKEAIDELNLDEKDYLGEKSTHAELPWHMVDIGVSDKFYIDELKKAEELALTPDCRDKCTGCGMKGRIKECGELISDNLKKK from the coding sequence ATGACTATGATTGATATAGAAAAATATCTACTTTCAGTAGAGAAACCGGTACAATATATGGGAAATGAGGTAAACAGTGTCCACAAGAGTGAGTATAAAGCAAATATGTGTTTATTTTTCCCTGATATCTATGAGGTAGGGATGTCTAACCTGGGTATAAGAATATTATACGATATATTAAATAAAGTTGATGGATTTTCATTGGAAAGAGGATTTTCTCCCCAAGAGGATATGGAAGCTGTCATGAGAGAAAATAATATACCAATGTTTTCCCTGGAGAGCAGGACTCCACTGAAAGAATTTGATGTGGTAGGGTTTTCTCTTTCATATGAAATGAGTTATACCAATGTACTGAATGCACTGGATTTGGCAGGGATACCATTTAGAGCAGATGACAGAACAGAAGATGATCCGCTTATTATGGCAGGGGGAACATGTACAGTAAACCCGGCTCCCATGAGTAAATTTGTAGATTATTTTGTAATTGGTGACGGGGAAGATGTGATGCCGGAAATAGCAAAAATATTTGTGGCAAATAGTCATAAAACTAAGGCAGAAAAATTAGAATTGATAAAAGACATAGACGGGGTATATATTCCCAAACTGCATAAGGATAAAAAAATCAAAAAAGCAGTAGTTCATAATTTAGATAATACAGAATTTTATACCGATCAAATAGTGCCTTTTGTGAATATAGTTCACGACAGGGTGTCGGTAGAGATTCAAAGAGGGTGTACCAGAGGATGCAGGTTCTGTCAGGCTGGATATACATATAGACCTGTAAGAGAGAGAACTTTGGAAAAAAATCTGGCCCTCATAGAAAAAACACTTAAATCTACCGGGTATAATGAAGTTTCATTATCTTCATTATCCAGTAGTGATTATAGTAAGATAAATCCTTTATTATCAAATTTACAGAAAAAACACGGTGACAATAATTTGAGTATAGGGCTTCCATCTCTAAGGATGAACCCATATTCTGTAGAAGTTGCAGAGCAGATCCAGAGTGGTAAAAAAACAGGATTTACATTTGCGCCGGAAGCAGGAACTCAGAGGATGAGAGATGTTATTAATAAAGGTGTAACAGAGGAAGATATTTTACAAACAGCAGTTGCAGCGGTGAAAGCCGGGTGGGCAACACTGAAATTTTACTTTATGATAGGGCTGCCTTTTGAGACCGATGAAGACCTAAAAGGTATGCATGAATTAGTAATGAAGGTAGTAAAAGCATGTAAACCATTTACAAAGAAATTAAATATAACAGTCAGTGTATCTAATTTTGTACCAAAGCCTCATACGCCATTCCAATGGGCTGAGCAAATGAACATAGCTGAGATGGAGAGGAAACATCAGCTCCTAAAAGATATTTTTTACAGGGCAAGACATACGACTTTAAAGATGCATTTCAGAGAAAAATCATATTTAGAGGGGTTCCTGTCCCGTGGAGATGAAAAAATAAGTGATCTATTGGAAAATGTATGGAAAAAAGGTGCCAAATTGGAAGATCATGGGAGAAATTTTCAATTTTCCAGGTGGAAGGAAGCCATAGATGAGTTGAACTTAGATGAAAAAGATTATCTGGGGGAAAAATCAACCCATGCAGAACTGCCTTGGCATATGGTGGATATCGGTGTATCGGATAAATTCTATATCGATGAATTGAAAAAAGCTGAAGAGTTAGCACTTACTCCAGATTGTCGTGATAAGTGTACGGGCTGTGGAATGAAGGGAAGAATTAAAGAGTGTGGAGAGCTTATCTCCGATAATTTAAAGAAAAAATAA